DNA sequence from the Janibacter sp. CX7 genome:
AACTGCCCGGCGAAGGAGAAGGCCGAGGCGGCGGTCAGGACGAGGAAGGGGCGCATCCGGGCGACCTCGACGACCCCGCCGACGACGGAACGCACGTCGAGGGGAGTGCGCCGCTGCGGCGGGTGGCTCTCCGGCAGGAGCAGCAGCACGCTGATCGCGATGACCGCCCCGAAGAGGGTGAGGAACCAGAAGACGAGCTGCCAGGGGCCGAGGAGGAGCAGCCAGCCGCCGACGATGGGGGCCAGGGCCGGGCCGATGCCGAAGATCATCGCGATCGTGCTCATCAGCCGCTGGGCACGTGGGCCCTCGAAGAGGTCGCGCACGACCGTGCGCGAGACGATCGTGCCCGCCCCGGCCGACATGCCCTGGAGCACGCGGAAGGCGAGCAGCACGGGCAGGGACGGGGCCAGGGCGCACCCGACGGAGGCCAGCGCGTAGACCGCGGCCCCCGTGACCATGACCGGCTTGCGTCCCACGGCATCGCTCAGCGGCCCGTGGAAGAGGCTCATCACGGCGAAGGCCCCGAGGTAGGCGCTGACGACGAGCTGCATCGATGCCTCGGAGGCGTCGAAGGCCTCGCCCATCTCCTGGAAGGCAGGGAAGGGGGTGTCGATGGAGAAGGGGCCGAACATGCCGAGCAGCGCGAGCAGGACGGTCGTCACCGCCAGGGGTGCGGTGCGCCGGCTGGCGGGTGCGTCGGTGGTGAGCATGTCGGGGACATCCTCGCACTGGCCGTGGACCCCCTTCGCGCTGGTCCGTGCCCGGGAACGCCGCAGGCCCCGGAGGAGAACCTCCGGGGCCTGCGGGCTGCGCTGACCAGGTCAGTGCGTGGAGACCTTGTCTCCCGACTCGATGGCCTCGTGATGGCCGTGGTCGTGGTGGGCCGCCTCGAGCTCGGCCGGGGTGACCGGTGCGACGACGCCGCCGAAGTAGAAGTCGTGCAGACGCGCGCGCAGCTTGCGCTTGCGGGCGCCCTTCTTGTCGACGCCGTTGGCATCGGTGGCGGACTCGAGCTCCAGCGGGGGAGCGCCCTCGTGCTGGACGAGGGTCCAGCGGGTGTACTCGTCGAGCGGCTCGTGGATCTCCTCGAAGTCGCCCGCAGCACCGCGGTGGATGCGGCCGGTCTCGCGACCGTGGAGGACGAGGTCGCGGTCGTGCCGCTGCAGGCTCAGGCAGATCCGGCGGGTCGCCCAGAAGGCGACCACCGGGCCGATGAAGACGAGCGCCCGCAGAATGAGCGTGATGTCGTTGATCGACATGCCGAACTTGATGGCGATGATGTCGTTGCTCGCGGCGAACATGAGCACGCCGTAGAGGGTCATCGCCGCCATGCCGAGGGCGGTGCGGGTCGGGGCATTGCGCGGGCGGTCGAGCAGGTGGTGCTCGCGCTTGTCACCGGTGACCCACGACTCGATGAAGGGGTAGGCGATCATGCCCGCGTAGAAGGCCGGCATGACGACGAGTGCACCGATGACGACCGGCAGGGCCCAGGTGAAGCCGAAGGTCTCGAACTCGAGCCAGCTCGGCAGCAGTCGCAGGGCGCCGTCGGGGAAGCCCATGTACCAGTCCGGCTGGGCGCCGGCCGTGGTGGCATTGGGCTCGTAGGGGCCGTGCACCCACACCGCGTTGATCTGGACCAGCGAGGAGATGAGGGCGATGCCGCCGAAGACGATGAAGAAGAAGCCACCGGCCTTGGCCGCGTAGACCGGCATCACCGGGAAGCCGACGACGTTGTCGTTGGTCTTGCCGGGCCCGGGGTACTGGGTGTGCTTGTGCACGACGACCAGCAGCAGGTGGACGGTGAAGAGGATGATCAGGATCGCCGGCAGCAGCAGGATGTGCACCGAGTACAGGCGCGGCATGATGTCCTCGCCCGGGAAGGTGCCACCGAAGAGGAAGTAGCTCAGGTAGCTGCCGATGACCGGTGCGGCGACCATGAAGCCCTGTGCCGCGCGAAGACCGGTGCCCGAGAGCAGGTCGTCGGGCAGGGAGTAGCCGGCGAAGCCCTCGACGAGAGCCAGCAGCGACAGGACGCAGCCGATGATCCAGTTGATCTCACGCGGCTTGCGGAAGGCGCCGGTGAAGAAGACGCGCAGCATGTGCACCGACAGCGCGACGATGAAGAGCAGCGCCGCCCAGTGGTGGATCTGCCGGACGAGC
Encoded proteins:
- a CDS encoding multidrug effflux MFS transporter → MLTTDAPASRRTAPLAVTTVLLALLGMFGPFSIDTPFPAFQEMGEAFDASEASMQLVVSAYLGAFAVMSLFHGPLSDAVGRKPVMVTGAAVYALASVGCALAPSLPVLLAFRVLQGMSAGAGTIVSRTVVRDLFEGPRAQRLMSTIAMIFGIGPALAPIVGGWLLLLGPWQLVFWFLTLFGAVIAISVLLLLPESHPPQRRTPLDVRSVVGGVVEVARMRPFLVLTAASAFSFAGQFLYIGAAPIFVVTLLGQGPQDFWVFFVPMVAGMVLGSFTNGRLAERVSGERLIVGGQAVALSGAVVGVALATFPATAVLPWAVVGSTAIAFGTGISMPVYQLALLDAVPHARGTAASVSTFCMLVLNSLLTALVVPVAATSLVRLALTSLGLLSLGIVLFHVHRHGTRRPVRAVPAPPPSPEVV
- a CDS encoding cytochrome bc complex cytochrome b subunit, with amino-acid sequence MTANARPADGLRTGDAPAKAPVSPGMKKVGGVAGWIDDRTGAAKGINYFMKKVFPDHWSFMLGEIAMYSMIVCMLTGVFLTFWFDPSMGHTTYEGSYAPLQGVEMSRAYASTLDISFDVKGGLLVRQIHHWAALLFIVALSVHMLRVFFTGAFRKPREINWIIGCVLSLLALVEGFAGYSLPDDLLSGTGLRAAQGFMVAAPVIGSYLSYFLFGGTFPGEDIMPRLYSVHILLLPAILIILFTVHLLLVVVHKHTQYPGPGKTNDNVVGFPVMPVYAAKAGGFFFIVFGGIALISSLVQINAVWVHGPYEPNATTAGAQPDWYMGFPDGALRLLPSWLEFETFGFTWALPVVIGALVVMPAFYAGMIAYPFIESWVTGDKREHHLLDRPRNAPTRTALGMAAMTLYGVLMFAASNDIIAIKFGMSINDITLILRALVFIGPVVAFWATRRICLSLQRHDRDLVLHGRETGRIHRGAAGDFEEIHEPLDEYTRWTLVQHEGAPPLELESATDANGVDKKGARKRKLRARLHDFYFGGVVAPVTPAELEAAHHDHGHHEAIESGDKVSTH